The Clostridium septicum genome contains a region encoding:
- the hydA gene encoding dihydropyrimidinase, protein MSLFDSVIKNGTIVNASDVYRGDIGIKDGKILAISKELEYNAQNIIDATGKYVFPGGIDPHTHMEMPFGGTFSSDDFITGTKAAACGGTTTIIDFAVQPTGKTLNETAKIWRDKADNRTCIDYGIHIVITDMNGNIMNEIPDVINKGYSSFKVFMTYEGMRIDDEILMKTLLKVSENGGLTCVHAENYYVIKYLTEKLLSEGKTEPLYHALSRPDLCEAEAVSRSIKMAELCKTPLYIVHNSCKKSVIEIKRAREEGYHVIGETCPQYLLLSTDNYKEPNFNGAKYVMSPPLRDKENWKYMWEALKKDNLQVIATDHCPFFMNQKKLGINNFTKIPNGAPGVELRMALIYTYGVLENNMSLSRFVEVTSTNAAKIFGLYPQKGSIVVGSDADLVVFDPNKETVVTKSMLNENVDYTPYEGFKLKGYPELTLLRGEIIAKDGKYLGKEGSGRFIKRGAPLLV, encoded by the coding sequence ATGAGTTTATTTGATTCTGTAATTAAGAATGGAACTATTGTTAATGCTTCAGATGTTTATAGGGGAGATATAGGAATAAAGGATGGGAAGATATTAGCTATTAGTAAGGAATTAGAATATAATGCCCAAAATATTATTGATGCTACTGGTAAATATGTTTTTCCTGGAGGTATAGATCCACATACACATATGGAAATGCCTTTTGGAGGAACTTTTTCAAGTGATGACTTTATAACGGGAACTAAAGCTGCTGCATGTGGAGGAACAACAACAATTATAGATTTTGCAGTACAGCCTACAGGGAAAACATTAAATGAAACTGCAAAGATATGGAGAGATAAAGCAGATAATAGAACCTGTATAGATTATGGAATTCATATAGTTATAACAGATATGAATGGTAATATAATGAATGAAATTCCAGATGTAATAAATAAGGGATATTCTAGCTTTAAGGTTTTTATGACATATGAAGGTATGAGAATAGATGATGAAATATTAATGAAAACACTTTTAAAAGTTTCAGAAAATGGTGGTTTAACATGTGTTCATGCAGAAAATTATTATGTTATAAAGTATCTTACAGAAAAGCTATTATCAGAAGGAAAAACTGAACCATTATATCATGCTTTATCACGTCCTGATTTATGTGAAGCTGAGGCTGTTTCTAGATCTATAAAGATGGCAGAACTTTGTAAAACACCTTTGTATATAGTTCATAATAGTTGTAAAAAATCAGTTATTGAAATAAAGAGGGCTAGAGAAGAAGGATATCATGTAATTGGTGAAACATGTCCTCAATATTTATTGCTATCTACAGATAATTATAAAGAACCTAATTTCAATGGAGCTAAATATGTTATGTCTCCGCCTTTAAGAGATAAAGAAAACTGGAAATATATGTGGGAAGCTTTAAAGAAGGATAATTTACAAGTTATTGCTACTGATCATTGTCCATTTTTTATGAATCAAAAGAAGCTTGGAATAAATAATTTTACTAAAATACCAAATGGAGCACCAGGAGTGGAGTTAAGAATGGCTCTTATTTACACTTATGGAGTTTTAGAAAATAATATGAGTTTATCAAGATTTGTAGAAGTAACATCTACAAATGCAGCAAAGATATTTGGATTGTATCCACAAAAAGGCAGTATAGTTGTAGGAAGTGATGCAGATTTAGTAGTTTTTGATCCCAATAAAGAAACTGTAGTTACTAAGTCAATGTTAAATGAAAATGTAGACTATACACCATATGAAGGATTTAAGTTAAAGGGATACCCAGAATTAACCTTATTAAGAGGTGAAATTATAGCTAAAGATGGAAAGTATTTAGGAAAAGAAGGAAGTGGTAGATTTATAAAAAGAGGGGCTCCACTATTAGTATAG
- a CDS encoding beta-alanyl-CoA:ammonia lyase: MRKEAVLSYKMTTADANNPGGIVPIGRQFDMWGDAETELMILNDGDESLCLGYSNVKFYEDIYCGDQIDFKATLVKVGNTSRKCKLQTFKVATSAKNAGVINAKSTDIIYYDTPKLVGEADVVLVVKKEVQRGIQPDGIVKNPWREIQY; the protein is encoded by the coding sequence ATGAGAAAAGAAGCAGTATTAAGCTATAAGATGACTACTGCAGATGCAAATAATCCAGGAGGAATAGTTCCAATAGGAAGACAGTTTGATATGTGGGGAGATGCTGAAACAGAACTTATGATATTAAATGATGGAGATGAATCATTATGTTTAGGGTATTCAAATGTTAAATTTTATGAAGATATATATTGTGGAGATCAAATAGATTTTAAGGCTACTTTAGTTAAAGTAGGAAATACATCACGTAAATGTAAGCTTCAAACTTTTAAAGTTGCAACTTCAGCTAAAAATGCAGGTGTTATAAATGCTAAGTCTACTGATATTATTTATTATGATACTCCAAAATTGGTTGGTGAGGCAGATGTTGTATTAGTAGTTAAGAAGGAAGTTCAAAGGGGAATTCAACCAGATGGTATTGTTAAAAATCCTTGGAGAGAAATTCAATATTAA
- a CDS encoding DegV family protein: protein MSIKVLTDSTSYIPKEFLDKYDITIISLNIALGGKNVKEINLENKDFYKMMYEYNEFPKSSQPIFGEVEEVFNRILSEGNDIIGIFISSDMSGTYFSANVIKEMMNEKYLERKIHIIDSRSNCMQMGFAVIEAAKSAKAGKNFEEVIDSCKDIMSKSGFLFIPDTLDYLKMVGRIGSALVGNILKINSLLTVNNGKTDVVEKVRTKRREIDKILNLFLEDTNEKGIGDVIVHHINCEEEGNEIANRIKKI from the coding sequence ATGAGTATAAAAGTTCTAACTGATAGTACATCTTATATACCGAAGGAATTTTTGGATAAATATGATATTACTATTATTTCTTTAAATATTGCTTTAGGAGGTAAAAATGTTAAAGAAATTAATTTAGAAAATAAAGATTTTTATAAAATGATGTATGAGTATAATGAATTTCCAAAGTCATCGCAACCAATTTTTGGAGAAGTAGAAGAAGTGTTTAATAGAATTTTATCTGAAGGTAATGATATTATTGGAATATTTATATCATCAGATATGAGTGGTACATATTTTAGTGCTAATGTAATAAAAGAAATGATGAATGAAAAATATCTTGAAAGAAAAATTCATATTATAGACTCGCGCTCTAATTGTATGCAAATGGGATTTGCAGTGATAGAAGCTGCTAAAAGTGCTAAAGCTGGTAAAAATTTTGAAGAAGTAATAGATTCATGTAAAGATATTATGTCTAAAAGCGGATTTCTATTTATTCCAGATACATTAGATTACTTAAAAATGGTAGGTAGAATAGGAAGTGCATTAGTAGGAAATATACTTAAAATAAATTCATTACTTACTGTAAATAATGGAAAAACCGATGTTGTTGAAAAGGTAAGAACTAAAAGAAGAGAAATAGATAAAATTTTAAACTTATTTTTAGAAGATACAAATGAAAAAGGTATAGGAGATGTAATAGTTCATCATATTAATTGTGAAGAAGAAGGAAATGAAATTGCAAATAGGATAAAAAAGATTTAA
- a CDS encoding DUF1097 domain-containing protein, with protein sequence MSEIFTLSLMTAILCFGWALGCDFTGLIGFAGFAGCTTFFAAGGRKEGFKTAIFTNVSGIFWAVIIIKLSVLLNISHAGAIMTGIVTFAMCYQSRIKYFTFIPGTFMGCFTTCAANGNWQSVLPSMVFGAVLGVLCESTGKRLYEKLSKKEC encoded by the coding sequence ATGAGTGAAATATTTACTTTATCATTGATGACAGCAATTCTTTGTTTTGGGTGGGCATTAGGTTGTGATTTCACAGGACTTATAGGATTTGCTGGATTTGCTGGGTGTACAACTTTCTTTGCAGCTGGGGGAAGAAAAGAAGGTTTTAAAACAGCTATATTTACAAATGTTAGTGGTATATTTTGGGCAGTTATAATTATAAAGCTTTCAGTTTTGTTAAATATTTCTCATGCTGGAGCTATAATGACGGGGATAGTAACATTTGCAATGTGTTATCAATCTAGAATAAAATACTTTACTTTTATTCCGGGGACTTTCATGGGGTGTTTTACAACATGTGCAGCTAATGGAAATTGGCAAAGTGTTTTACCATCTATGGTGTTTGGAGCAGTATTAGGAGTTTTATGTGAATCTACAGGTAAACGGTTATATGAAAAATTAAGTAAAAAAGAATGCTAG
- a CDS encoding CaiB/BaiF CoA transferase family protein, whose product MSKALKGIKVLDLTHAYNGPFCTTLLADNGADVIKIEPPQGDQCRTWGPIDEKSGESGFYAFLNRNKKGITLNLKTKEGKEIFYKMVREADVVVENFRGGVSKKLGVDYETLKKINPNIVYASGSGFGQYGPLANRPCYDIVAQSMAGMVNLTGFPDSPPTKVGPSIADNVTGIYLCVGVLLALYNREKTGMGQSVDVAMLDTIFTLLENSIVTNTMTNVIPQRQGNIDPSIAPFDIYMARDGYIAIGVGNDKLWSKFCKVMNRIDLLEDEKYATNDLRCKNYLPDLQNIIRDWAKDRNKKDIENICAEAGIPCGPVLDMKEAIEHPQIQAREMMVHMEHPLIGDMYFQGVPIKLSRTPGGVDTPAPTLGQHNSEVYKNFGIDENKLEKLRKQGVI is encoded by the coding sequence ATGTCAAAGGCATTGAAAGGGATTAAAGTATTAGATTTAACCCATGCGTATAATGGACCTTTCTGCACAACTTTATTAGCAGATAATGGTGCGGATGTAATTAAAATAGAACCACCTCAAGGGGATCAATGTAGAACCTGGGGACCTATCGATGAGAAAAGTGGTGAGAGTGGATTTTATGCATTTTTAAATAGAAATAAAAAGGGAATAACATTAAATTTGAAAACAAAAGAAGGAAAAGAGATATTTTATAAGATGGTTAGGGAAGCAGATGTAGTTGTAGAAAATTTTAGGGGAGGAGTTTCTAAAAAATTAGGAGTTGATTATGAAACTTTAAAAAAAATTAATCCTAATATAGTTTATGCATCAGGATCAGGATTTGGTCAATACGGACCATTAGCTAACAGACCTTGTTATGATATTGTAGCACAGTCTATGGCTGGAATGGTTAATTTAACAGGGTTTCCTGATTCACCACCAACTAAAGTTGGTCCATCAATAGCTGATAATGTAACAGGAATTTATCTTTGTGTAGGAGTACTATTAGCTTTGTATAATAGAGAGAAAACAGGTATGGGACAATCAGTTGATGTAGCTATGTTAGATACAATATTTACATTACTTGAGAATTCTATTGTGACAAATACTATGACAAACGTAATACCGCAAAGACAAGGTAATATTGATCCGTCAATAGCTCCTTTTGATATATATATGGCAAGAGATGGATATATTGCAATAGGCGTAGGAAATGATAAATTATGGAGCAAATTCTGTAAAGTTATGAATAGAATAGATCTTTTGGAGGATGAAAAATATGCCACAAATGATTTAAGATGTAAAAATTATCTTCCAGATTTACAAAATATAATTAGAGATTGGGCAAAAGATAGAAATAAAAAAGATATAGAAAATATATGTGCAGAAGCAGGAATTCCATGTGGCCCTGTTTTAGATATGAAGGAGGCTATAGAGCATCCGCAAATTCAAGCGAGAGAAATGATGGTTCATATGGAACACCCTCTTATTGGAGACATGTACTTTCAAGGTGTTCCAATAAAATTATCAAGAACACCAGGAGGTGTAGATACACCAGCACCTACTTTAGGGCAGCATAATAGTGAAGTTTATAAGAATTTTGGAATTGATGAAAATAAGTTAGAAAAATTAAGAAAACAAGGAGTAATTTAA
- the preA gene encoding NAD-dependent dihydropyrimidine dehydrogenase subunit PreA, with protein MKKKDLSIEFCGVKCENPFFLSSSPVGNCYEMCAKAFETGWGGVVFKTIGFFKPNEVSPRFTNLRKESTSFIGFKNMEQIAEHSLEENLDALRKLKENYPTKVVVASIMGQNEKEWEELAKLVTEAGSDIIECNFSCPQMTSHDMGSDVGQNPELVKSYCKAVRRGTNLPILAKMTPNIGDMTVPAIASIEGGADGLATINTIKSITQIDFDKMTALPIINGKSSVSGYSGKAVKPIALRFIYELRKNEKLKNIPISGIGGIETWEDALEFILLGSSNLQVTTAVMQYGYRIVEDMISGLSHFMDEKGFDKLEDMVGLAVKNVIPAEDLDRGYIIYPKFNEETCVGCGRCYISCYDGGHQAIKWNNENRKPMLNKDKCVGCHLCANVCPTESISKGEIEFKNGEKEKKIIF; from the coding sequence ATGAAAAAAAAGGATTTATCAATAGAATTTTGTGGAGTAAAATGTGAAAATCCATTTTTTCTATCATCATCACCAGTAGGAAATTGCTATGAAATGTGTGCAAAAGCATTTGAAACAGGTTGGGGAGGAGTAGTATTTAAAACAATAGGATTCTTTAAACCAAATGAAGTTTCACCTCGTTTTACAAATTTAAGAAAAGAATCTACATCCTTTATTGGATTTAAAAATATGGAGCAAATAGCGGAACATTCTTTAGAGGAAAATTTAGATGCTTTAAGGAAACTTAAAGAAAATTATCCAACTAAAGTTGTGGTTGCATCAATAATGGGCCAAAATGAAAAAGAATGGGAAGAACTTGCAAAACTTGTGACAGAAGCAGGATCAGATATAATAGAATGTAATTTTTCATGTCCACAAATGACTAGCCATGATATGGGATCAGATGTAGGACAAAATCCGGAATTGGTTAAATCTTATTGTAAAGCAGTAAGAAGGGGAACTAATCTCCCTATATTAGCCAAGATGACTCCTAATATAGGAGACATGACAGTTCCTGCTATAGCCTCAATTGAAGGTGGAGCAGATGGACTTGCTACTATAAATACAATAAAGAGCATAACTCAAATTGATTTTGATAAAATGACAGCTCTTCCAATTATAAATGGTAAGTCATCGGTATCAGGATACTCAGGAAAAGCAGTAAAACCTATAGCTTTAAGATTCATATATGAATTAAGAAAGAATGAAAAATTGAAAAACATTCCTATAAGCGGTATAGGTGGTATTGAAACTTGGGAAGATGCTCTTGAATTTATATTATTAGGATCAAGTAACCTTCAAGTAACTACAGCAGTTATGCAATATGGATATAGAATAGTAGAAGATATGATAAGTGGATTATCACATTTTATGGATGAAAAGGGTTTTGACAAACTTGAAGATATGGTTGGATTAGCAGTTAAAAATGTAATTCCAGCAGAAGATTTAGATAGAGGATATATAATATACCCTAAGTTTAATGAAGAAACATGTGTAGGGTGTGGAAGATGTTATATATCATGTTATGATGGTGGACATCAAGCTATTAAATGGAATAATGAAAATAGGAAGCCTATGTTAAATAAAGATAAATGTGTAGGATGTCATTTATGTGCAAATGTATGCCCAACTGAAAGTATTTCAAAGGGGGAAATAGAATTTAAAAATGGAGAAAAAGAGAAAAAAATAATTTTCTAA
- a CDS encoding FAD-dependent oxidoreductase: protein MSEKMLTPYFAIEESARCLLCHDAPCSKACPVGTDPAKFIRSLRFRNLKGAVETIRENNVLGGICARVCPTAKYCEGACSRSGIDRPIEIAKIQRYLTDYEKVLGLQILEKVNLNKEKVAIIGSGPSGLGAATKLVSLGYNVTVFEEKDKLGGWLTYGIPEERLPKEVIENEISYIRNLGVEFKTNCKIGRDKTIEQLKKEGFKAILVSVGMQKNRKVDIIGANLEGVINGTDLLSEVKVLNKNRLGNKVIVIGGGDVAIDCATTANILGCDVKLVYRRTIDKMPADRASVEYLQSLNIPIFTGFKPKEIIGKGNKVERFKAVGMFDDSVIELPADNVIFAIGQEPTNVDSIANLNISDSGVIVTQDYKTNIEGIFASGDITEGDKTVVFALKEGKEAAKAIDNYLRKADSRKEGAK, encoded by the coding sequence ATGAGTGAGAAAATGTTAACACCATATTTTGCTATTGAGGAATCAGCAAGATGTTTATTATGTCATGATGCTCCATGCTCAAAAGCTTGTCCAGTTGGAACAGATCCAGCAAAATTTATTAGATCATTAAGATTTAGAAATTTAAAAGGTGCAGTAGAAACTATAAGAGAGAATAATGTTTTAGGGGGTATATGTGCAAGAGTATGCCCAACAGCTAAATATTGTGAAGGTGCTTGTAGTAGATCAGGAATTGATAGACCAATAGAAATTGCAAAGATTCAAAGGTATTTAACAGATTATGAAAAGGTGTTAGGTCTTCAAATATTAGAAAAAGTTAATCTAAACAAAGAAAAAGTTGCAATTATTGGTTCAGGACCAAGTGGGTTAGGTGCTGCAACTAAGCTAGTAAGTTTAGGATATAATGTTACTGTTTTTGAAGAAAAAGATAAGCTTGGAGGCTGGTTAACTTATGGTATTCCAGAAGAAAGATTACCTAAAGAGGTTATAGAAAATGAAATTTCTTATATAAGAAATTTAGGGGTAGAGTTTAAAACAAATTGTAAAATAGGTAGGGATAAAACTATTGAACAATTAAAAAAAGAAGGATTTAAAGCTATATTAGTATCAGTAGGAATGCAAAAAAATAGAAAAGTAGATATTATTGGTGCTAATTTAGAAGGTGTAATAAATGGTACAGATTTATTAAGCGAAGTTAAAGTTCTAAATAAAAATAGATTAGGAAACAAAGTTATTGTTATTGGTGGTGGTGATGTTGCTATTGATTGTGCAACAACTGCTAATATTTTAGGATGCGATGTTAAATTAGTATATAGAAGAACTATAGACAAGATGCCAGCAGATAGAGCTAGCGTAGAATATCTTCAAAGTTTAAATATTCCTATATTTACAGGATTTAAACCCAAGGAAATAATTGGAAAAGGAAACAAGGTTGAAAGATTTAAAGCTGTTGGTATGTTTGACGATTCAGTAATAGAGCTTCCAGCAGATAATGTTATTTTTGCAATAGGTCAAGAGCCTACAAATGTAGATAGCATAGCGAATTTAAATATTAGTGATAGTGGTGTTATAGTTACACAAGACTATAAAACAAATATAGAAGGCATTTTTGCTTCAGGAGATATAACAGAAGGAGATAAAACTGTTGTATTTGCACTTAAAGAAGGAAAAGAAGCTGCTAAGGCTATAGATAATTATTTAAGAAAAGCAGATAGTAGGAAGGAAGGTGCCAAATAA
- a CDS encoding galactose ABC transporter substrate-binding protein, with the protein MKIIKKFIGFLPITLILTSLYSCNTNTKVIDKEIRIGVTLYKQDDTFISNIAKNIEELGKNKESSENSKITIDFEDAKGSPINQGNQVDKFINQGYDVICVNLVDRTAASTIIDKCKGANIPIIFFNRELVEEDMNRWDKIYYVGAKARQSGEMQGEIIVDEYNKNPLDVDKNGDGKIQYVILEGEPGHQDTTLRTEYCTKVIMENGIELEKLASDNANWQRGQGSTKMSQWINEFGNEIEVVFSNNDEMALGAIHALNSMNILTNKPLIVGIDGIKDALEAVKNGEMTGTIISDSLAQANAIFNIAYILSTGGDVNSIDGLDENRYIKTSHTKITIDNVDLYLEK; encoded by the coding sequence ATGAAAATAATTAAAAAGTTTATAGGATTTTTGCCAATAACTTTGATACTTACTTCATTATATTCATGTAATACAAATACTAAGGTAATAGATAAGGAAATAAGAATAGGAGTAACATTATATAAACAGGATGATACTTTTATATCAAATATAGCTAAAAATATTGAAGAGTTAGGAAAGAATAAGGAGAGTAGTGAGAATTCTAAAATAACTATTGATTTTGAAGATGCAAAAGGTAGCCCTATAAATCAAGGTAATCAGGTAGATAAATTTATAAATCAAGGCTATGATGTTATATGTGTTAATTTAGTAGATCGTACAGCGGCTTCAACTATTATAGACAAATGTAAGGGAGCTAATATACCAATTATATTTTTTAATAGAGAATTAGTAGAAGAGGATATGAATAGATGGGATAAAATATATTATGTTGGAGCTAAAGCAAGGCAATCAGGAGAAATGCAAGGTGAAATTATTGTAGATGAATATAATAAAAATCCACTTGATGTAGATAAAAATGGAGATGGTAAAATTCAATATGTAATATTAGAAGGAGAACCAGGGCATCAAGATACTACATTAAGAACTGAATATTGTACAAAAGTTATAATGGAAAATGGAATAGAATTAGAAAAGTTGGCAAGTGATAATGCTAATTGGCAAAGAGGTCAAGGTAGCACAAAAATGTCTCAATGGATTAATGAGTTTGGCAATGAAATAGAAGTCGTATTTAGTAATAATGATGAAATGGCATTAGGAGCTATACATGCATTAAACTCTATGAATATATTAACTAATAAACCGTTAATAGTTGGTATAGATGGGATAAAAGATGCTTTAGAAGCGGTTAAAAATGGAGAAATGACAGGGACAATTATAAGTGATTCTTTAGCACAAGCTAATGCCATTTTTAATATTGCATATATTTTATCAACTGGTGGAGATGTAAATTCTATTGATGGATTAGATGAAAATAGATATATAAAAACATCTCATACCAAAATTACAATTGATAATGTGGATTTATATTTAGAAAAGTAA
- a CDS encoding hotdog fold domain-containing protein: protein MSFVKLEKNYETKIRYRMSSRDVYYGGGIVNGARSITLLGDVAEKLMCKIYGNFGRCIELENVRLHAPVFAGDYIEFIGRVVEIDEKIAKIECRSYKIAAIPEKPKFKSSIEIYEEPTLSSSFVGYFESR from the coding sequence ATGAGTTTTGTAAAACTAGAAAAAAATTATGAAACAAAAATTCGTTATAGAATGTCATCAAGAGATGTTTATTATGGTGGAGGAATAGTAAATGGAGCTCGTTCAATCACGTTGCTTGGAGATGTGGCTGAAAAACTTATGTGCAAGATTTATGGGAATTTTGGTAGATGTATAGAGTTAGAAAATGTTAGATTACATGCGCCAGTATTTGCAGGAGATTATATAGAATTTATAGGTAGAGTGGTAGAAATTGATGAAAAGATTGCTAAAATAGAATGTAGATCTTATAAAATTGCAGCTATACCAGAAAAGCCTAAATTTAAAAGTTCAATAGAAATATATGAAGAACCTACATTATCATCATCATTTGTAGGATATTTTGAATCAAGGTAA
- a CDS encoding M20/M25/M40 family metallo-hydrolase, giving the protein MVNYVEQITQLGKEFHNDVITFTQKLIQTPSISCDEKGVADLLLEKMKELGYDEVFRDSMGNVVGIVKGTEAGPTIMYNGHMDHVSPGDINNWEGYDPYGGKLDICEIDNQDKTAKDLVECIHGRAASDVKAGLAAQVYSGGILVRLKKNGFRFKGSYMFTGVVEEEPAETVGMTHLIDKTFAEKGITYDAMISCEATSLKLYCGHRGRTEMLATVLGRTSHGSAPWLGINSIYKSIPLINKLKDELYPSLPSDEKLGQSSISLNIIECSPGALSIVPDKCMLSIDRRTIPGEDAKLALKQVRDIIDEIQKKDSEFKAVVEVKNGIHKSYTGVEYTVPKDMMPWKIAEDHPFVIAAAKGLTDVNQPVKYGYWDFGTDASKTAGIDRKPTIGYSPMQEQYAHTPYDKVRTDFIDKAVIGNVSIFLNVVECHKSAYHPLVW; this is encoded by the coding sequence ATGGTGAATTATGTAGAACAGATTACCCAACTAGGCAAAGAATTTCATAATGATGTTATAACTTTTACTCAAAAATTAATACAAACACCTAGTATAAGTTGTGACGAAAAAGGTGTAGCTGATTTATTGTTAGAAAAAATGAAAGAATTAGGCTACGATGAAGTCTTTAGAGATTCTATGGGAAATGTTGTTGGCATTGTAAAAGGAACTGAAGCAGGACCTACTATAATGTATAATGGTCATATGGACCATGTTAGCCCTGGAGATATTAATAATTGGGAAGGATATGATCCTTATGGTGGGAAATTAGATATCTGTGAAATAGATAACCAAGATAAAACAGCTAAAGATTTAGTTGAATGTATACATGGTCGTGCTGCTTCTGATGTTAAGGCTGGCTTAGCGGCTCAAGTTTATTCAGGAGGAATTTTAGTTAGACTAAAAAAAAATGGTTTTAGATTTAAAGGAAGTTATATGTTTACTGGCGTAGTAGAGGAAGAACCAGCTGAAACTGTTGGAATGACTCATTTAATCGATAAAACATTTGCTGAAAAAGGTATTACTTACGATGCAATGATATCTTGTGAAGCAACTTCCTTAAAATTATATTGTGGACATAGAGGTAGAACTGAAATGTTAGCTACAGTTCTAGGTAGAACCTCACATGGTAGTGCTCCATGGCTTGGAATTAACTCCATATATAAGTCTATTCCTTTAATTAATAAACTTAAAGATGAACTTTACCCTAGTTTACCTTCTGATGAAAAACTAGGTCAATCATCTATTTCCTTGAATATAATTGAATGTTCTCCAGGAGCTTTATCAATTGTTCCTGATAAGTGTATGCTATCTATAGATAGGAGAACTATTCCTGGGGAAGATGCTAAATTAGCTTTAAAACAAGTTAGAGATATAATTGATGAAATACAAAAAAAAGATTCTGAATTCAAAGCTGTAGTAGAAGTAAAAAACGGAATTCATAAATCCTATACAGGTGTTGAATACACAGTTCCTAAAGATATGATGCCTTGGAAAATAGCTGAAGACCATCCTTTTGTTATTGCTGCTGCTAAAGGGTTAACTGATGTTAACCAACCTGTTAAATATGGATATTGGGACTTTGGAACAGATGCAAGTAAAACCGCTGGTATAGACAGAAAGCCTACTATAGGATATTCTCCAATGCAAGAACAATATGCTCATACTCCTTACGATAAGGTTCGTACAGACTTTATTGATAAAGCAGTTATTGGTAATGTATCAATTTTTCTAAATGTTGTTGAATGCCATAAATCAGCTTACCACCCTTTAGTATGGTAA
- a CDS encoding acyl-CoA dehydrogenase family protein — MDFNLSKEQELVRQLTRDFTEKEIKPVVINYDEKGEFPINIYKKMGEIGLIGIPYPREYSGAGGDYLSYVIAIEEVSKICASLGIAQSVTTSLCSGAIYNNGTEKQKKKYLPDLLKGRKVGCFGLTESNAGSDASGLQTVAIKNGDNYILNGTKTFITNAPLADIFVIVAITDKAKGPKGISTFIVEKDFKGISIGNIENKCGIRSAQVSEILLDNCIVPAENMLGREGQGLKIALASLDGGRIGVAAQGLGIAEGAFEIAKNYMKERKQFGKPLFKNQYLAFKMAELEIEIEQSKYILYKAAMDKQEGKPYGLSAAKAKVCCTNTAMKVTTEAVQMLGGYGYMKDYHVERMFRDAKITQIYEGTNEIQKLIISGTLFK; from the coding sequence ATGGATTTTAATTTATCTAAAGAACAAGAACTAGTAAGGCAATTAACAAGAGATTTTACAGAAAAAGAAATAAAGCCAGTAGTAATTAATTATGATGAAAAAGGTGAATTTCCAATTAATATATATAAAAAAATGGGGGAAATAGGATTAATAGGAATACCTTATCCAAGAGAATATTCTGGAGCAGGAGGAGACTATTTATCATACGTTATTGCAATTGAAGAGGTTTCTAAAATTTGTGCTTCCTTAGGAATAGCACAGTCTGTTACAACTTCATTGTGTTCAGGAGCAATATATAATAATGGAACAGAGAAGCAAAAGAAAAAGTATTTACCAGATTTACTTAAAGGAAGAAAAGTTGGTTGTTTTGGTTTAACAGAGAGTAATGCTGGTTCAGATGCTAGCGGTCTTCAAACTGTAGCAATTAAAAATGGAGATAATTATATATTAAATGGAACTAAAACATTTATAACAAATGCTCCACTTGCAGATATATTTGTTATTGTAGCAATAACTGATAAAGCAAAAGGACCTAAAGGAATATCAACTTTTATAGTGGAAAAGGATTTTAAGGGTATATCAATAGGTAATATTGAGAATAAATGTGGTATAAGATCAGCTCAAGTAAGTGAAATATTACTGGATAATTGTATAGTACCTGCTGAAAATATGTTGGGTAGAGAAGGACAAGGGTTAAAGATAGCATTAGCAAGTTTAGATGGAGGAAGAATTGGAGTAGCAGCACAGGGATTAGGAATAGCAGAAGGGGCTTTTGAAATTGCAAAAAACTATATGAAGGAAAGAAAACAATTTGGTAAGCCTTTGTTTAAGAATCAATATCTTGCATTTAAGATGGCAGAGTTAGAAATAGAAATAGAGCAGTCTAAATATATTCTTTATAAGGCAGCAATGGATAAGCAGGAAGGAAAGCCATACGGACTTTCAGCAGCTAAAGCTAAGGTTTGTTGTACAAATACAGCAATGAAGGTAACAACTGAGGCAGTTCAGATGCTTGGGGGATATGGTTATATGAAAGATTATCATGTTGAGAGAATGTTTAGGGATGCTAAAATAACTCAAATATATGAGGGAACTAATGAAATTCAAAAGTTAATTATTAGTGGAACATTATTTAAATAA